One part of the Phoenix dactylifera cultivar Barhee BC4 chromosome 4, palm_55x_up_171113_PBpolish2nd_filt_p, whole genome shotgun sequence genome encodes these proteins:
- the LOC103709989 gene encoding transcription factor TCP4-like, whose protein sequence is MEENRRRRHHSHDQQKLHHQQQRLPPYNSRLGALRGGGGQVVEVPGGHIMRSTGRKDRHSKVCTAKGLRDRRVRLSAHTAIQFYDVQDRLGYDRPSKAVDWLIKHAKAAIDDLAELPRWYPPTATHFSNPSPPNQHDHLHDQPVPTEPNAEQAAYSSGNFLPPPLDSDSIADTIKTFFPMATTAASSSYQDHPPDLLSRSSSQAQDLRLSLHSLQDPIFHQNQIPTASSQQNFLPGYPAFDATSASWPEQNQRIVAWNASETSSGEGGGGYGFNMPPLQAVPLHPALSPSQLLSQRGTLQSSFLPSVRAWMDPIAAAAAAAAAATGHQIHPAGVHSSSPSVATAGFVFCGDGGFSGFHIPLEEHGGIAGKPPSDSSASNQ, encoded by the coding sequence ATGGAAGagaaccgccgccgccgccaccacaGTCACGACCAGCAGAAGCTCCACCACCAGCAGCAGCGGCTGCCGCCCTATAATTCTAGGTTGGGGGCTTTGAGAGGAGGCGGTGGTCAGGTCGTGGAGGTCCCGGGGGGCCACATTATGCGGTCCACCGGGCGCAAGGACCGGCACAGCAAGGTGTGCACTGCCAAGGGCCTGCGGGACCGCCGTGTCCGGCTCTCGGCCCACACCGCCATCCAGTTCTACGACGTCCAGGACCGCCTTGGCTATGACCGCCCCAGCAAGGCCGTGGACTGGCTCATCAAGCATGCGAAGGCTGCCATCGATGATCTCGCCGAGCTCCCCCGCTGGTACCCTCCCACCGCCACCCACTTTTCCAATCCTTCACCTCCAAATCAGCACGATCACCTCCATGACCAGCCTGTGCCCACCGAACCAAACGCTGAACAAGCCGCCTATAGCAGCGGTAATTTCCTCCCTCCTCCATTGGATTCCGACTCCATCGCCGACACCATCAAGACCTTCTTTCCTATGGCCACGACCGCTGCTTCATCCTCTTACCAGGACCACCCGCCGGACCTCCTATCTCGTAGTAGCAGCCAAGCCCAAGACCTCCGCCTCTCCCTGCACTCCTTGCAAGATCCCATCTTTCACCAGAATCAAATACCTACTGCATCCTCCCAGCAGAACTTCCTCCCTGGCTATCCAGCCTTCGATGCCACCTCCGCCAGCTGGCCCGAGCAAAACCAGAGAATTGTTGCATGGAATGCGTCGGAGACTAGTAGCGGCGAAGGTGGTGGAGGTTATGGGTTCAATATGCCACCACTCCAGGCGGTGCCGCTGCACCCGGCGCTCAGCCCAAGCCAGCTTCTTTCTCAGAGGGGAACCCTTCAGTCCAGTTTCTTGCCGTCGGTTCGCGCCTGGATGGATCCGAttgctgccgccgccgccgccgccgccgccgccaccggtCATCAGATTCACCCAGCGGGAGTCCATTCATCATCACCATCAGTTGCAACCGCAGGATTCGTATTCTGCGGTGACGGTGGTTTCTCAGGGTTCCATATTCCTCTAGAGGAGCATGGCGGCATCGCCGGTAAGCCGCCATCTGATTCCTCTGCTTCTAATCAGTGA